The following are encoded in a window of Vespa crabro chromosome 2, iyVesCrab1.2, whole genome shotgun sequence genomic DNA:
- the LOC124433036 gene encoding gamma-aminobutyric acid receptor alpha-like isoform X3 encodes MKLNVAELSMLTLLLPFTTCKSTNYDIEIIPSLRFNSSEKISSSSLTISRFSRGTVTDIVSKNITMVLENLLMNYENNQLPTHGKGTPTVVKTNILIRSMGPVSELDMDYSMDCYFRQSWRDSRLSFLGPIKSLSLSIKMLERIWRPDTYFYNGKHSYVHTITVPNKLLRISQDGDILYSMRLTIKAKCPMELQNFPMDRQSCPLILGSYAYTSQQLVYEWQEGSSVNFVPGMALSQFDLMGSPYRNLTFVRREGEFSVLQVSFNLQRNTGYFLIQVYVPCVLIVVLSWVSFWIHREATSDRVGLGITTVLTLSTISLDSRTDLPKVRYATALDWFLLMSFGYCIATLLEFAGVHYFTKVGSGELPLDDEEWENISDKEYEDPFCTITTCGPQTIHPDSIIDETSRSSTVCSVYNDSVMYNRRSCQPVTMTVTSRPSTMERQTQTEHRLPKWKQFLYCLAEGNDNVKQ; translated from the exons ATGAAATTGAACGTAGCGGAGTTATCGAT GTTGACCCTTCTTCTACCATTCACCACCTGCAAAAGTACCAATTATGACATTGAAATTATACCTTCGTTGAGATTCAACTCGTCTGAGAAAATTTCCTCCTCGTCGTTAACGATCAGTAGATTTTCTAGAGGTACAGTCACAGATATCGTCTCGAAAAATATAACCATGGTTTTGGAGAATCTACTTATGAATTATGAAAACAATCAACTACCAACACATGGAAAAG GTACACCAACGGTGGTAAAAACCAATATCCTAATAAGAAGTATGGGTCCTGTTTCCGAATTGGATatg GATTACTCAATGGATTGTTACTTTCGACAATCTTGGCGTGATTCTCGTCTTAGTTTCTTAGGACCTATCAAATCCCTCAGCCTTAGTATCAAGATGCTCGAGAGAATTTGGCGTCCAGACACGTACTTCTACAATGGGAAACACAGTTACGTGCATACCATCACTGTGCCCAATAAGTTGCTGAGAATTTCTCAGGACGGTGATATACTCTATTCCATGAG ACTTACCATTAAAGCAAAGTGTCCTATGGAGTTACAGAACTTTCCCATGGATCGACAATCGTGCCCATTAATTTTAGGAAGCT ATGCATACACCTCCCAACAATTAGTTTATGAATGGCAAGAAGGATCGTCCGTAAACTTTGTTCCTGGAATGGCACTATCGCAATTTGATTTAATGGGTTCTCCCTATAGAAACCTTACGTTTGTACGTCGTGAAGGCGAGTTCTCTGTTCTTCAAGtatcttttaatttacaaCGAAATACcggttattttttaatacaa GTCTACGTTCCATGTGTACTTATAGTCGTCTTAAGTTGGGTATCGTTTTGGATTCATCGTGAAGCTACCAGCGATCGAGTAGGTTtag GTATCACAACGGTACTAACACTTTCTACGATAAGCCTTGATTCAAGAACTGATTTACCAAAAGTGAGATACGCTACAGCCCTCGATTGGTTTCTTCTCATGAGTTTCGGTTATTGCATTGCTACACTTTTAGAATTTGCTGGGGTACATTATTTTACGAAG GTGGGAAGTGGAGAACTTCCATTGGACGATGAAGAATGGGAAAATATTTCGGACAAGGAGTACGAAGATCCATTTTGTACGATCACTACTTGCGGTCCTCAAACTATTCATCCAGATAGTATCATCGACGAAACTTCCAGAAGTTCCACCGTCTGCAGcgtttataat GATTCGGTTATGTACAACCGACGATCTTGTCAGCCCGTAACAATGACTGTTACGTCAAGGCCGTCCACAATGGAAAGACAGACACAAACCGAACATCGATTACCTAAAtggaaacaatttttatactgTTTGGCAG AAGGCAACGACAACGTGAAGCAATAA
- the LOC124433036 gene encoding gamma-aminobutyric acid receptor subunit alpha-2 isoform X2 — protein sequence MEWFNIDITCIPQIGVEPDVREGLKKREKKNKRNYCSFFKSYLPLKYSRIVSLLAAFVDFTFPSFCFFHFFPSVIGLSLCTQGTPTVVKTNILIRSMGPVSELDMDYSMDCYFRQSWRDSRLSFLGPIKSLSLSIKMLERIWRPDTYFYNGKHSYVHTITVPNKLLRISQDGDILYSMRLTIKAKCPMELQNFPMDRQSCPLILGSYAYTSQQLVYEWQEGSSVNFVPGMALSQFDLMGSPYRNLTFVRREGEFSVLQVSFNLQRNTGYFLIQVYVPCVLIVVLSWVSFWIHREATSDRVGLGITTVLTLSTISLDSRTDLPKVRYATALDWFLLMSFGYCIATLLEFAGVHYFTKVGSGELPLDDEEWENISDKEYEDPFCTITTCGPQTIHPDSIIDETSRSSTVCSVYNDSVMYNRRSCQPVTMTVTSRPSTMERQTQTEHRLPKWKQFLYCLAGDDEFRRQRQREAIRNCRKFGERVARHINSVSTIDRVARIVFPASFGLLNICYWVVYVTYQEEFKWQDPPIGSISK from the exons ATGGAATGgttcaatatcgatattacatGCATACCTCAAATTGGAGTAGAGCCAGATGTGAgagaaggattaaaaaaaagagaaaaaaaaaataaaagaaactattGCTCGTTTTTTAAATCGTATCTACCTCTGAAATACAGCAGGATCGTCTCACTTTTGGCCGCCTTCGTCGATTTCACATTtccctctttctgttttttccacttttttcCTTCCGTTATCGGACTTTCTCTATGTACCCAAG GTACACCAACGGTGGTAAAAACCAATATCCTAATAAGAAGTATGGGTCCTGTTTCCGAATTGGATatg GATTACTCAATGGATTGTTACTTTCGACAATCTTGGCGTGATTCTCGTCTTAGTTTCTTAGGACCTATCAAATCCCTCAGCCTTAGTATCAAGATGCTCGAGAGAATTTGGCGTCCAGACACGTACTTCTACAATGGGAAACACAGTTACGTGCATACCATCACTGTGCCCAATAAGTTGCTGAGAATTTCTCAGGACGGTGATATACTCTATTCCATGAG ACTTACCATTAAAGCAAAGTGTCCTATGGAGTTACAGAACTTTCCCATGGATCGACAATCGTGCCCATTAATTTTAGGAAGCT ATGCATACACCTCCCAACAATTAGTTTATGAATGGCAAGAAGGATCGTCCGTAAACTTTGTTCCTGGAATGGCACTATCGCAATTTGATTTAATGGGTTCTCCCTATAGAAACCTTACGTTTGTACGTCGTGAAGGCGAGTTCTCTGTTCTTCAAGtatcttttaatttacaaCGAAATACcggttattttttaatacaa GTCTACGTTCCATGTGTACTTATAGTCGTCTTAAGTTGGGTATCGTTTTGGATTCATCGTGAAGCTACCAGCGATCGAGTAGGTTtag GTATCACAACGGTACTAACACTTTCTACGATAAGCCTTGATTCAAGAACTGATTTACCAAAAGTGAGATACGCTACAGCCCTCGATTGGTTTCTTCTCATGAGTTTCGGTTATTGCATTGCTACACTTTTAGAATTTGCTGGGGTACATTATTTTACGAAG GTGGGAAGTGGAGAACTTCCATTGGACGATGAAGAATGGGAAAATATTTCGGACAAGGAGTACGAAGATCCATTTTGTACGATCACTACTTGCGGTCCTCAAACTATTCATCCAGATAGTATCATCGACGAAACTTCCAGAAGTTCCACCGTCTGCAGcgtttataat GATTCGGTTATGTACAACCGACGATCTTGTCAGCCCGTAACAATGACTGTTACGTCAAGGCCGTCCACAATGGAAAGACAGACACAAACCGAACATCGATTACCTAAAtggaaacaatttttatactgTTTGGCAGGTGATGATGAGTTTAG AAGGCAACGACAACGTGAAGCAATAAGgaattgtcgaaaattcgGAGAACGTGTAGCGAGACATATCAATAGTGTATCGACTATAGATAGAGTAGCACGAATAGTTTTTCCAGCATCTTTTGGATTACTTAATATATGTTACTGGGTCGTTTATGTCACTTATCAGGAAGAATTTAAATGGCAAGATCCACCGATTGGTTcgatttctaaataa
- the LOC124433036 gene encoding gamma-aminobutyric acid receptor alpha-like isoform X4 — protein sequence MGPVSELDMDYSMDCYFRQSWRDSRLSFLGPIKSLSLSIKMLERIWRPDTYFYNGKHSYVHTITVPNKLLRISQDGDILYSMRLTIKAKCPMELQNFPMDRQSCPLILGSYAYTSQQLVYEWQEGSSVNFVPGMALSQFDLMGSPYRNLTFVRREGEFSVLQVSFNLQRNTGYFLIQVYVPCVLIVVLSWVSFWIHREATSDRVGLGITTVLTLSTISLDSRTDLPKVRYATALDWFLLMSFGYCIATLLEFAGVHYFTKVGSGELPLDDEEWENISDKEYEDPFCTITTCGPQTIHPDSIIDETSRSSTVCSVYNDSVMYNRRSCQPVTMTVTSRPSTMERQTQTEHRLPKWKQFLYCLAGDDEFRRQRQREAIRNCRKFGERVARHINSVSTIDRVARIVFPASFGLLNICYWVVYVTYQEEFKWQDPPIGSISK from the exons ATGGGTCCTGTTTCCGAATTGGATatg GATTACTCAATGGATTGTTACTTTCGACAATCTTGGCGTGATTCTCGTCTTAGTTTCTTAGGACCTATCAAATCCCTCAGCCTTAGTATCAAGATGCTCGAGAGAATTTGGCGTCCAGACACGTACTTCTACAATGGGAAACACAGTTACGTGCATACCATCACTGTGCCCAATAAGTTGCTGAGAATTTCTCAGGACGGTGATATACTCTATTCCATGAG ACTTACCATTAAAGCAAAGTGTCCTATGGAGTTACAGAACTTTCCCATGGATCGACAATCGTGCCCATTAATTTTAGGAAGCT ATGCATACACCTCCCAACAATTAGTTTATGAATGGCAAGAAGGATCGTCCGTAAACTTTGTTCCTGGAATGGCACTATCGCAATTTGATTTAATGGGTTCTCCCTATAGAAACCTTACGTTTGTACGTCGTGAAGGCGAGTTCTCTGTTCTTCAAGtatcttttaatttacaaCGAAATACcggttattttttaatacaa GTCTACGTTCCATGTGTACTTATAGTCGTCTTAAGTTGGGTATCGTTTTGGATTCATCGTGAAGCTACCAGCGATCGAGTAGGTTtag GTATCACAACGGTACTAACACTTTCTACGATAAGCCTTGATTCAAGAACTGATTTACCAAAAGTGAGATACGCTACAGCCCTCGATTGGTTTCTTCTCATGAGTTTCGGTTATTGCATTGCTACACTTTTAGAATTTGCTGGGGTACATTATTTTACGAAG GTGGGAAGTGGAGAACTTCCATTGGACGATGAAGAATGGGAAAATATTTCGGACAAGGAGTACGAAGATCCATTTTGTACGATCACTACTTGCGGTCCTCAAACTATTCATCCAGATAGTATCATCGACGAAACTTCCAGAAGTTCCACCGTCTGCAGcgtttataat GATTCGGTTATGTACAACCGACGATCTTGTCAGCCCGTAACAATGACTGTTACGTCAAGGCCGTCCACAATGGAAAGACAGACACAAACCGAACATCGATTACCTAAAtggaaacaatttttatactgTTTGGCAGGTGATGATGAGTTTAG AAGGCAACGACAACGTGAAGCAATAAGgaattgtcgaaaattcgGAGAACGTGTAGCGAGACATATCAATAGTGTATCGACTATAGATAGAGTAGCACGAATAGTTTTTCCAGCATCTTTTGGATTACTTAATATATGTTACTGGGTCGTTTATGTCACTTATCAGGAAGAATTTAAATGGCAAGATCCACCGATTGGTTcgatttctaaataa
- the LOC124433036 gene encoding gamma-aminobutyric acid receptor subunit alpha-2 isoform X1 → MKLNVAELSMLTLLLPFTTCKSTNYDIEIIPSLRFNSSEKISSSSLTISRFSRGTVTDIVSKNITMVLENLLMNYENNQLPTHGKGTPTVVKTNILIRSMGPVSELDMDYSMDCYFRQSWRDSRLSFLGPIKSLSLSIKMLERIWRPDTYFYNGKHSYVHTITVPNKLLRISQDGDILYSMRLTIKAKCPMELQNFPMDRQSCPLILGSYAYTSQQLVYEWQEGSSVNFVPGMALSQFDLMGSPYRNLTFVRREGEFSVLQVSFNLQRNTGYFLIQVYVPCVLIVVLSWVSFWIHREATSDRVGLGITTVLTLSTISLDSRTDLPKVRYATALDWFLLMSFGYCIATLLEFAGVHYFTKVGSGELPLDDEEWENISDKEYEDPFCTITTCGPQTIHPDSIIDETSRSSTVCSVYNDSVMYNRRSCQPVTMTVTSRPSTMERQTQTEHRLPKWKQFLYCLAGDDEFRRQRQREAIRNCRKFGERVARHINSVSTIDRVARIVFPASFGLLNICYWVVYVTYQEEFKWQDPPIGSISK, encoded by the exons ATGAAATTGAACGTAGCGGAGTTATCGAT GTTGACCCTTCTTCTACCATTCACCACCTGCAAAAGTACCAATTATGACATTGAAATTATACCTTCGTTGAGATTCAACTCGTCTGAGAAAATTTCCTCCTCGTCGTTAACGATCAGTAGATTTTCTAGAGGTACAGTCACAGATATCGTCTCGAAAAATATAACCATGGTTTTGGAGAATCTACTTATGAATTATGAAAACAATCAACTACCAACACATGGAAAAG GTACACCAACGGTGGTAAAAACCAATATCCTAATAAGAAGTATGGGTCCTGTTTCCGAATTGGATatg GATTACTCAATGGATTGTTACTTTCGACAATCTTGGCGTGATTCTCGTCTTAGTTTCTTAGGACCTATCAAATCCCTCAGCCTTAGTATCAAGATGCTCGAGAGAATTTGGCGTCCAGACACGTACTTCTACAATGGGAAACACAGTTACGTGCATACCATCACTGTGCCCAATAAGTTGCTGAGAATTTCTCAGGACGGTGATATACTCTATTCCATGAG ACTTACCATTAAAGCAAAGTGTCCTATGGAGTTACAGAACTTTCCCATGGATCGACAATCGTGCCCATTAATTTTAGGAAGCT ATGCATACACCTCCCAACAATTAGTTTATGAATGGCAAGAAGGATCGTCCGTAAACTTTGTTCCTGGAATGGCACTATCGCAATTTGATTTAATGGGTTCTCCCTATAGAAACCTTACGTTTGTACGTCGTGAAGGCGAGTTCTCTGTTCTTCAAGtatcttttaatttacaaCGAAATACcggttattttttaatacaa GTCTACGTTCCATGTGTACTTATAGTCGTCTTAAGTTGGGTATCGTTTTGGATTCATCGTGAAGCTACCAGCGATCGAGTAGGTTtag GTATCACAACGGTACTAACACTTTCTACGATAAGCCTTGATTCAAGAACTGATTTACCAAAAGTGAGATACGCTACAGCCCTCGATTGGTTTCTTCTCATGAGTTTCGGTTATTGCATTGCTACACTTTTAGAATTTGCTGGGGTACATTATTTTACGAAG GTGGGAAGTGGAGAACTTCCATTGGACGATGAAGAATGGGAAAATATTTCGGACAAGGAGTACGAAGATCCATTTTGTACGATCACTACTTGCGGTCCTCAAACTATTCATCCAGATAGTATCATCGACGAAACTTCCAGAAGTTCCACCGTCTGCAGcgtttataat GATTCGGTTATGTACAACCGACGATCTTGTCAGCCCGTAACAATGACTGTTACGTCAAGGCCGTCCACAATGGAAAGACAGACACAAACCGAACATCGATTACCTAAAtggaaacaatttttatactgTTTGGCAGGTGATGATGAGTTTAG AAGGCAACGACAACGTGAAGCAATAAGgaattgtcgaaaattcgGAGAACGTGTAGCGAGACATATCAATAGTGTATCGACTATAGATAGAGTAGCACGAATAGTTTTTCCAGCATCTTTTGGATTACTTAATATATGTTACTGGGTCGTTTATGTCACTTATCAGGAAGAATTTAAATGGCAAGATCCACCGATTGGTTcgatttctaaataa
- the LOC124433036 gene encoding gamma-aminobutyric acid receptor alpha-like isoform X5 translates to MKLNVAELSMLTLLLPFTTCKSTNYDIEIIPSLRFNSSEKISSSSLTISRFSRGTVTDIVSKNITMVLENLLMNYENNQLPTHGKGTPTVVKTNILIRSMGPVSELDMDYSMDCYFRQSWRDSRLSFLGPIKSLSLSIKMLERIWRPDTYFYNGKHSYVHTITVPNKLLRISQDGDILYSMRLTIKAKCPMELQNFPMDRQSCPLILGSYAYTSQQLVYEWQEGSSVNFVPGMALSQFDLMGSPYRNLTFVRREGEFSVLQVSFNLQRNTGYFLIQVYVPCVLIVVLSWVSFWIHREATSDRVGLGITTVLTLSTISLDSRTDLPKVRYATALDWFLLMSFGYCIATLLEFAGVHYFTKVGSGELPLDDEEWENISDKEYEDPFCTITTCGPQTIHPDSIIDETSRSSTVCSVYNVKIF, encoded by the exons ATGAAATTGAACGTAGCGGAGTTATCGAT GTTGACCCTTCTTCTACCATTCACCACCTGCAAAAGTACCAATTATGACATTGAAATTATACCTTCGTTGAGATTCAACTCGTCTGAGAAAATTTCCTCCTCGTCGTTAACGATCAGTAGATTTTCTAGAGGTACAGTCACAGATATCGTCTCGAAAAATATAACCATGGTTTTGGAGAATCTACTTATGAATTATGAAAACAATCAACTACCAACACATGGAAAAG GTACACCAACGGTGGTAAAAACCAATATCCTAATAAGAAGTATGGGTCCTGTTTCCGAATTGGATatg GATTACTCAATGGATTGTTACTTTCGACAATCTTGGCGTGATTCTCGTCTTAGTTTCTTAGGACCTATCAAATCCCTCAGCCTTAGTATCAAGATGCTCGAGAGAATTTGGCGTCCAGACACGTACTTCTACAATGGGAAACACAGTTACGTGCATACCATCACTGTGCCCAATAAGTTGCTGAGAATTTCTCAGGACGGTGATATACTCTATTCCATGAG ACTTACCATTAAAGCAAAGTGTCCTATGGAGTTACAGAACTTTCCCATGGATCGACAATCGTGCCCATTAATTTTAGGAAGCT ATGCATACACCTCCCAACAATTAGTTTATGAATGGCAAGAAGGATCGTCCGTAAACTTTGTTCCTGGAATGGCACTATCGCAATTTGATTTAATGGGTTCTCCCTATAGAAACCTTACGTTTGTACGTCGTGAAGGCGAGTTCTCTGTTCTTCAAGtatcttttaatttacaaCGAAATACcggttattttttaatacaa GTCTACGTTCCATGTGTACTTATAGTCGTCTTAAGTTGGGTATCGTTTTGGATTCATCGTGAAGCTACCAGCGATCGAGTAGGTTtag GTATCACAACGGTACTAACACTTTCTACGATAAGCCTTGATTCAAGAACTGATTTACCAAAAGTGAGATACGCTACAGCCCTCGATTGGTTTCTTCTCATGAGTTTCGGTTATTGCATTGCTACACTTTTAGAATTTGCTGGGGTACATTATTTTACGAAG GTGGGAAGTGGAGAACTTCCATTGGACGATGAAGAATGGGAAAATATTTCGGACAAGGAGTACGAAGATCCATTTTGTACGATCACTACTTGCGGTCCTCAAACTATTCATCCAGATAGTATCATCGACGAAACTTCCAGAAGTTCCACCGTCTGCAGcgtttataatgtaaaaatattttga